CTCCGGCGGGTCGTTATCCTCGCCTGCCAAGCGATCGGGCCTCGATCGTGCGTGAAAGGAAACGTCAATGTCGAACCCGGTTGAGCCGACTCCGTACGGCGCGAACGTTCCGCCGGCCACCGGCGGTCCGGCCTACCCGCCGCCGAACGGTGGCGCCGCCGGCTTCCCGCCGCCGAACGCCGGCGCCCAGGGCTTCCCGCCGGCCGGTGGCGCTCAGGGCTTCCCGCCGGCTCCGGGCGCTCCCGGCGCCCCGGGCTTCCCCGGTGCCCTCCCGACCCCGCCGAAGAAGTCGGCGGGCAAGAAGGTGCTCAGCGTCCTCGGCGTGATCGCCGTGATCATCGTGGTCGCCGGGCTGAAGTTCGGCCTGCGCAGCGCGCTCTCCTCGGACCCGACCGCGGATGCCAAGGTCGGTGACTGCATCTCGGTGAACAGCGCTCTGAAGGACGAGGCGTCGGACACCGACGCCAAGATCGTCGAGTGCTCCTCGTCGGACGCCAAGTTCACCGTGATCGGCCGCGTCGAAGGCGTCAGCGACGTGAACAGCACGGCGTGCGACAAGTTCTTCAAGGAGGGCGACGAGGGCGCCGTGCTCTCCAGCGACAAGGGCAAGGGCTACCTGCTCTGCGTGAAGACCAAGTAAGCGGCACCGAGTAGGTCCACCGGGGGTGGTGCGTCGTCACGGCGTACCACCCCCGGTGGCATTCTGGTCCGGTGCAACCGTCCGAGGCGTCACCGCGTACCCCCGAGGGGGTTGCCGCACAGGCGGCCTCGGCCGCCTCGCTGCCCGTGCTGGACGCGCGCGTCGCGGATTGTTTCGCCTGTCCCCGGCTGGTCGCCTGGCGCACCGACGTGGCCACGGTCAAGCGCGCCTCGTTCCGTGACCAGGATTACTGGGGGCGCCCGGTGCCCGGTTTCGGCCCGGCGGACGCCTCGATCGCCGTGCTGGGCCTCGCGCCCGCCGCGCACGGCGGCAACCGGACCGGCCGGATCTTCACCGGCGACCGCTCCGGCGACGTGCTCTTCGCCGCCCTGCACCGCGCCGGGCTGGCCAACCAGCCGACCAGCGTCGCCGCCGATGACGGCCTGGAGCTGCGGCACACCCGGATCTTCTCGGCGGTGCGCTGCGCCCCGCCGGACAACAAGCCCACCCCACAGGAGCGGGACACCTGCGCGCCCTGGTTCCAGCATGAGCTGACGCTCATCAGACCCACCTTGCAGGCCGTGGTCACGCTTGGCGCGTTCGCCTGGGCCGCCTGGTGGCCGGCGATGCGATCGGCGTACGGGGTACGCCCGCCCGTCCCTCGCCCGAAATTCGGGCACGGCGCCGAGGTGCACCTGCCCGGCGTGCCCCCGGTGCTGGGCTGCTTCCACGTCAGCCAGCAGAACACCTTCACCGGCCGGCTCACCCCCGGCATGCTGGACGAGGTGTTCACCCGTGCGAAGGTTCTGGCGGGCCTGGCATGATGCGAGTCCTGTCCGATTCCCTCCTCGAGTCACGGATCTGAAACCGCCCGCATGGACCTCAAGATGGTGCGCCGCTGGTGGCCGCTGGCCGCCGTCATCGGCCTGCTCTTCGTGACCTCGCTGGCGGCCACCCGATCCGCGCCGCAACTGGACCGGATCACGCCGAGAGCGACAGCCACGCCCACCCAGGCGCCGCTGCTGCCGCCCACCGCCCGCCCGACGCCCTCGTCGACCACCGAGACCCCGGTCGAGGCGGCCCGCGGCCTGCCCGACTGGGTCGGCACCGCGACCACGGTCATCCTGGTCATCCTGGTGGTCGTCATGGTGGTGGTGCTGTCCTGGGCGCTGATCCGGGACGCCGGTCGCCGGCGGCGCAACCGGACCGGCCGCCTCGCCCCGCGTCGCGCCGGGCAGACCGCCGAGGACCTGGTCGCCGCGCTCGACGCCGGCCTGGAGGAGCTCTCCGACACCGACCGTGACCCGCGTCGCGCGGTGATCGCCTGCTGGGTGCGCCTGGAGCAGGCGGCCGCCGCGGCCGGCACCCCGCGGCATCCCGGCGACAGCCCGACCGACCTGGTCGGCCGGCTGCTCGCCGAGCAGCGGGTGGACGCGACGGTGCTGGCCGCGCTGATGGAGGTGTACCGGGAGGCCCGGTACGCCACGCACGCCGTCGACGACCACATGCGCCAGCAGGCCCGGTACGCGCTGGAGCGCCTGCGCGCCGACCTCGGGGCCCTGGCATGAGCGACGGGGGACTGGGCGGGCTGTTCGAGGGCGCCGCCGCGCCCGCCTCGGCGGAGCCCGCGCCGCGGGTGCGCCGGCGGCGCTCGCCGGCCGCCCGGATCATCGGCAACCTCGTCCTGGTGGCCGCGGCCACAGTGGTCGTGGTGGCCGCCCTGCGGGCCGGCTCGGTGCGCGCTCCACTGCTGCTGGTGGTCGCCCTGATCGCCGGGTTGCGGCTGGTCACCATCGCGGCCGCGGCGGTCCGCCCGCCGAAACCCGGCAAGGGCGGTGCCGGGGCCGGCGGCGCCTCGGCCCGGGCCACCGACTCGCTGCGGGCCACCGTGCGCCGGTGGGAGAAGACACTCGACAAGGCGCACTCCGACCCGGACACCTATGCGCGTAACGTTCTGCCGGTGCTCGGCGAGCTCGCCGACGAGCGGCTGCGGCTGCGGCACGGCCTGACCCGGTCCACCGACCCGCGTCGCGCCCGGGAACTGCTCGGCGAGCCGGCCTGGGCGGTACTGTCCGACTCCGGTCGGCACGGGTTGAAGACGCGGGACCTGGAGACGTACGTACAAGCGATGGAACGACTGTGAGAAAGGTGCGCCGGTGACGCAGCAAGGCGTGCAGGCTCTTCCCCCGTACGAGGTGGGGCGGCTGGCCGGCGCGGTCCTCGACGCCGTGAACAGCGTCGTGGTCGGCAAGCGGGAGGCGCTCGAGCTGGTGCTGGCCGGCATCCTGGCCGGCGGGCACGTCCTGCTGGAGGACCTGCCCGGCCTGGGCAAGACGCTTACCGCGCGCTCCTTCGCCCAGGCGCTCGGGCTCGACTTCCGGCGTCTGCAGTTCACCCCCGACCTGCTGCCCGCCGACGTCACCGGCTCGTTCCTCTACGACCAGCGCAAGGGCGACTTCGCGTTCCGGGCCGGCCCGGTCTTCACCAACATGCTGCTGGCCGACGAGATCAACCGGACGCCGCCGAAGACCCAGTCCGCCCTGCTCGAGGCGATGCAGGAGAAACAGGTGTCGGTGGAGGGCGTGACGTACCGCCTGGACCCGCCGTTCCACGTGCTGGCCACCGCCAACCCGATCGAGTACGAGGGCACGTACCCGCTGCCCGAGGCACAGCTCGACCGGTTCCTGCTCCGGGTGTCGTTCGGCTATCCGACCGCCGAGGAGGAGTGGGAGGTGATGCGCCGCCGGATGTCCCGCCGTCAGGAGGAGGCGCAGCTCGCCCCGGTGGTCGACGCCCGGACGCTGCAGGTCATGCAGGCCGCGCTGGAGTCGGTGACGGTCGAGGACTCGATCGGCCGGTACATCGTGTCGCTGGCCGCGGCCACCCGCGAGCACAGCGCGGTGCTGGTCGGCTCGTCCCCGCGTGGCTCGCTCGCGCTGCTCCTGCTGGCCCGGGCCCGGGCGGCGATGTCCGGCCGGGACTACGTGGTGCCGGAGGACGTGAAGGACGTCGCGGTGCCGGCCCTGGCCCACCGGATCACGCTGCGCCCGGAGATGTGGCTGCGCCAGGTGAACCCGGCGTTCGTGGTGCAGGAGGTGCTCAGCGCGGTGCCGGCCCCGGCCAGCGGGGCGCTTCCCACGTACGCGCGGCATGACTGAACCTGTCGCTCCGAGCTGGGCGCCGACCCGGGCGCTCGGCCGCTCGGTGCTGCTCACCGGGCTGCTCCTGCTGCTCGGCGTGGCGCTGGGCCGGGTCGACCTGGTCCTGCTGGCCGCTCCGTTCGCGATCGGCGCGGCGCTGAACCTGCGCCGGATGCCGCAGGCGGTGCCCGAGGTGACCATCACCGCCGACGAGGCCCACCTGGTCGAGGGCGGCGCGGTGCAGGCCGGCCTGACCGTGGCCAACCCGGACGCCCTCGGCTACGACCTGGTGGTGGTCCGCACCAAGACCTCACCGTGGCTGCGCCTGCAACACGCCGACCGGCCGTTCGCGATCACCGTCCCGTCCGACGGCTGGGCCGCGATCGACCTGCCCGGCGAGGCGCTGCGCTGGGGCCGGCAGGACGTCGGACCGGCCGCCGCGGCGGCGGCCGCCTGCGGTGGGCTGCTGTCCTGCCGCCCGGTGGTCACCCCGGCGCACGGCGTCCGGGTCTACCCGGTCACCGAGCCGTTCAAGGCCACCGAGTCGATGCCGGCCGCCGCCGGCCTGGTCGGCGCGCACCGCTCGCGGCGGCTCGGCGAGGGCGGCGAGCTGGCCGGCGTGCGGCAGTTCGCGCCCGGCGACCGGCTGCGCCGCATCGACTGGCGGGTGTCGCTGCGCACCCGGGACCTGCACGTCGCGTCCACCCTCTCGGACCGGGACGCCGAGGTGCTGCTGCTGCTCGACCTGCTCGGCGAGGTGGGCCTCTCCGGCGGGGTGGGCGGCACGTCGTCGGTGCTGGACACCACGGTCCGGGCCGCCGCCGCGATCAGCGAGCACTACCTGCACCGCGGCGACCGGGTGTCGTTGCTGGAGTACGGCGCCACCGCCCGCCGGCTGCGCGCCGCGTCCGGCCGCCGGCAGTACCTGACGGTGCTGGAGTGGCTGCTCGACGTCCACGCCGACCCGGTCGACGAGGAGTACGAACCGGCGCTCGGCTCGCACCAGATCTCCACCTCCGCGCTGGTCGTGGTGCTCACCCCGCTGATCGACCCGCGCGCCGCCGACATGCTGGCCCAGCTCACCCAGGCCGGCCGGTTCGTGGTCGCCGTGGACACGCTGCCGGCCGACGCCGCCCCGCCGGTCCGCAACCAGTGGAGCCCGCTGGGCACCCGGCTGTGGCGGATCGAGCGGGAAAATGTGCTGGGCCGGCTCCGCGAGCACGGCGTGCCGGTGGTGTCCTGGGCCGGCGCCGGCAGCCTGGATCTGGTGCTGCGCGACGTGGCCCGGATGGCTGCCGCGCCGAGGGGGCGATGACGTGCTGGCGACGCTGCTGCACCGGCTCGGCCGGATCCCGACGCTGGTTCGCC
This window of the Actinoplanes oblitus genome carries:
- a CDS encoding LppU/SCO3897 family protein, whose translation is MSNPVEPTPYGANVPPATGGPAYPPPNGGAAGFPPPNAGAQGFPPAGGAQGFPPAPGAPGAPGFPGALPTPPKKSAGKKVLSVLGVIAVIIVVAGLKFGLRSALSSDPTADAKVGDCISVNSALKDEASDTDAKIVECSSSDAKFTVIGRVEGVSDVNSTACDKFFKEGDEGAVLSSDKGKGYLLCVKTK
- a CDS encoding uracil-DNA glycosylase; translated protein: MQPSEASPRTPEGVAAQAASAASLPVLDARVADCFACPRLVAWRTDVATVKRASFRDQDYWGRPVPGFGPADASIAVLGLAPAAHGGNRTGRIFTGDRSGDVLFAALHRAGLANQPTSVAADDGLELRHTRIFSAVRCAPPDNKPTPQERDTCAPWFQHELTLIRPTLQAVVTLGAFAWAAWWPAMRSAYGVRPPVPRPKFGHGAEVHLPGVPPVLGCFHVSQQNTFTGRLTPGMLDEVFTRAKVLAGLA
- a CDS encoding DUF4129 domain-containing protein — protein: MDLKMVRRWWPLAAVIGLLFVTSLAATRSAPQLDRITPRATATPTQAPLLPPTARPTPSSTTETPVEAARGLPDWVGTATTVILVILVVVMVVVLSWALIRDAGRRRRNRTGRLAPRRAGQTAEDLVAALDAGLEELSDTDRDPRRAVIACWVRLEQAAAAAGTPRHPGDSPTDLVGRLLAEQRVDATVLAALMEVYREARYATHAVDDHMRQQARYALERLRADLGALA
- a CDS encoding AAA family ATPase, producing the protein MTQQGVQALPPYEVGRLAGAVLDAVNSVVVGKREALELVLAGILAGGHVLLEDLPGLGKTLTARSFAQALGLDFRRLQFTPDLLPADVTGSFLYDQRKGDFAFRAGPVFTNMLLADEINRTPPKTQSALLEAMQEKQVSVEGVTYRLDPPFHVLATANPIEYEGTYPLPEAQLDRFLLRVSFGYPTAEEEWEVMRRRMSRRQEEAQLAPVVDARTLQVMQAALESVTVEDSIGRYIVSLAAATREHSAVLVGSSPRGSLALLLLARARAAMSGRDYVVPEDVKDVAVPALAHRITLRPEMWLRQVNPAFVVQEVLSAVPAPASGALPTYARHD
- a CDS encoding DUF58 domain-containing protein, whose protein sequence is MTEPVAPSWAPTRALGRSVLLTGLLLLLGVALGRVDLVLLAAPFAIGAALNLRRMPQAVPEVTITADEAHLVEGGAVQAGLTVANPDALGYDLVVVRTKTSPWLRLQHADRPFAITVPSDGWAAIDLPGEALRWGRQDVGPAAAAAAACGGLLSCRPVVTPAHGVRVYPVTEPFKATESMPAAAGLVGAHRSRRLGEGGELAGVRQFAPGDRLRRIDWRVSLRTRDLHVASTLSDRDAEVLLLLDLLGEVGLSGGVGGTSSVLDTTVRAAAAISEHYLHRGDRVSLLEYGATARRLRAASGRRQYLTVLEWLLDVHADPVDEEYEPALGSHQISTSALVVVLTPLIDPRAADMLAQLTQAGRFVVAVDTLPADAAPPVRNQWSPLGTRLWRIERENVLGRLREHGVPVVSWAGAGSLDLVLRDVARMAAAPRGR